A window of Eucalyptus grandis isolate ANBG69807.140 chromosome 4, ASM1654582v1, whole genome shotgun sequence genomic DNA:
aaatttattgtacaaatctctcttttttttttgtttcttttgtttatctTTTGTTTAGTTTTGTGTTTCAGAGGATTACTTGAATCTTTTATAAGGATAACTTTTCCGTCTTGATTTGCCACTCATTTTTGTTCATTAGTTTTGCATTTGTAATCAcctagtcctaaatcttttaacgattcgccaatttagtcattccaatcaaaattactCGGAAAACAATGACCATGTTTTACCACTGTGGTGGGGGTGGGGACGAGAACTTTCACATGGGGAGTATATGAGCAGAGCCAAAACTAGCTGAGAAGAATGGCTGTTGCTATGCTATCTTAAGTTGATGAGAAATCTTTTAGTCCGATGCATCTCTCATGTTGTGACATTCACCTAAGACTTAGATTCGCTCCAATGCTGGTGGTAAAATGGATGCATGAGACAATTGCAGCATGTAAGTTTTGAACATCAAGTGTCTCACCTCTTGAAGCTCTTTTTTTATGTAGGTGGCCAACGTAAAAGGTTATCAGGAACAAGCAGACAATGCAACCAGAAGGTTATGGTTTCATTGAGTTTTACACTCGGGCAGCAGCAAAAGAGTACTGCAGACGTACAATGGTGCAATCATGCCCAATGGTGGATAGAGCTTTAGACTGAACTGGGCTAGTGCTAGTGAAAAACGTGCGGACGATACCCCTGACTATACAATTTTTGTGGGGGACTTGGCTTCAGATGTTACGGACTACATGTTGCAAGAGATGTTCAGAGGACGCTATCCTTCTGTTAGGAGTGCAAAAGTAGTAATGGACAGGCTTACGAGCCGTACAAAGGGTTATGGGTTTGTTAAGTTTGGAGATGAAAGTGAGCAGATACGTGCTATGAGTGAGATGAATGGAGTCTTCCTTTCAACAAGACCGATGAGAATTGGACTTGCCACAAATAAGAAAATCGCTACTGGGCAACAGTATCAAAAAGGTATGTTACAGCAATTCGTCTCGTCGGTTGTTGATTGCTAGTAGTCATTAGGTGAGATTATATTCTATCTTGATGTGAAACTGCCGTTGTGCTTAGTTGTGATATCAATCTCTTTGTTTGTTCTATATAAGATCCCCGACTTTTTAagtatttttccttttcgatCTCTGATCCACAATATGCCAAGCGCACTGTTATctactctctctgtctctgtatTGTTGTTGAAGACGAGCAGCAGTTACAAAGTTACTTTCCTTTACGTATTTGGGCTCAATAAGTATTGTCAGtttaaagtttcaaaacttATAGAACTCCTATTGTCTCAAAGCAGGCTGTCGAGAGGCTCTATCATATAGGGGCCTGGAACCGATTTCAGATGAAATGGTTGTCCTTTTAGTCCGTGGCCTCGCTTAGGTCAGTGTTCCTGTTTACGTAATGTTGTTTATTTGAGTTTCATGTAGCATTTTGATGCTACAGTTTCAGTTTATTCTCAGTTTAATCCTTCTAGCACCCAGTGAGATTACTTCCAATATTGTACTAGTTAATTACGGAGCCACCAGTTCAGTTACGTTGTGTTTCAGTGCTCACAATTTTTGTCGTCCATATTTCCTTTCCGAGATTTCTTTCCAGTTCATTGTTAAATTCCTTATTATTGGCCTAGAGTTGTCCtgttgtgtctctcttattaccgattttcttaaaattgttAAGTTTCCCTGGAGCTTAGGTGCTAGAAATTCTCTCTGGGCTAGCTGTTGCTGATCGAGTCATTCTCCTGGCATCCTTTCTTGCCTACTCTTTTGCTCAACTTTCATATCCTTTATGGTAATAGTCTTCCAGTTCTTTATGAATTAAGACTCATTAAAAACATGGCCTGCTTTAACCATAAGTTTCCTTTTGTTGATACCATTGCTGGGTTTTCCTATTTACTACAGATTCCATTGGACATGCCTTTACTATCAGGCCTGAATATTAATTATTCTGGTCTGTTCTCTGGGTGGTAgcttatattttggttaaatatgaatctGTTCATCATGTCAGTGTCAACTGCTGTATACTATAGATAGTTCTGGTCTAGGAAGTGGGAGATGTTGGAAAACAAGTTCGTTGTTGGTGTTGGTGAATCGGTCATTAGAGTATTCAGGTTTTGAATGTGACTTGTTGCGTAAATCTGATATATAGGCCAAGTAATCTAGTTGTTACTTGAAAACGttggttcttttttatttcctcacTAGTTAAAGGTTTTGTCTAAGCAATTTATGCATAATTTTTACAAATAGAATTTCTAGTGTGCTGTCCTAGGTTTTCTTTCTATTTAGATGCATTTGAATAGTAAAACTTTTGATGCTATTTCAATCTATCCTCTGCTCAGTTGTCTTCGGTGCTGCATGGTGCATTTTGGCATTGGAGTTTTTAGAAGTGACTTTGGCAGCATTATAtccatcataatcatcatcactaatAGCATTATTATTTGGACAACTGTTTGGCTTATTATTTGGGTCTTCTTTAGTATGTGAGTGTGTTGATGTTTGTTGGTTTCGCATTTTTGGGGCAGGACAGAAACTGACATCTGGTATGTGTAAGTACCATAAGCAATAGATCAAACCTGCCTCTGGTGACGATCCGATTTGACTTTCTCAAAAGAGATGCCTTGCTTGAAATGGCGATACAAATTCTCTTCATTGTTTCATTTATGAGCTTGTTTTTCTTATTTGCAGCATCTTACCAGAACACTCAAGTTACTCCAAATGAGACTGATCCCAATAATAAAACTGTAAattttcttcctcatcttccaGTATTAAGAAACCAGTCTATTATAATGGGCGTCACTGAGATTTTTCATTTCAGGTATTTGTTGGTGGTCTAGATCCCAATGTGACTGATGACCACTTGAGACAAGTTTTTGGACAATACGGCGAAATTGTCCAGGTGAAGATACCACCTGGAAAGCGGTGCGGATTTGTTCAGTTTGCTGATAGGTAATTCAAGTTTATTAATTTGTGAGATGCCACCTCTTACCAGAAAAATCATAGTTTTCTTACTCATTGTTTGATGCACCAGGAGCTGCGCGGAAGAAGCTTTGCGAATGTTGAATGGAACCCAGCTGGGAGGACAGAACATTAGGCTTTCATGGGGCCGGAGTCCTGCAAATAAACAGGTTTGTTTATTCATTCGGATGAGTTGATAATGCGTCGGTCAATTTTTCCCCGTGTCCATAAATCTGTGCAGTGCTTTTAACATGTGatctttgctttcctttttcagcCACAGTCAGATCCTAGCCAGTATGGAGGGTATTACGGATATGCTGCTGGTTATGAAAACTATGGATATGGTGCAGCTTCGCAAGATGCTAACATGTACTATGGCGGTTACGCTGGATATGCAAATTATCAGCAGCcccagcagcaacagcagcaacaacaacaattaGGTTACAGTTGAGAATTTGGCGAATCTCGGGGCATTCTGTCATTGTGCTTAGCCTGTAATTGGAAGCTGCACTCCTCCCtaccttctctctttcttgcctATTGCGAGCCTTTTTAGTTTGTTGTCTTAGAATTTTCACACCGACATAAAACCTTTGAATCTTTTGTCCGGAGATCTCATCTGTTGTACTGCTCTCTTTTTGTGTTCTTGATGCCTTTTTTCCCTCTTGGGTATTTTCATAATATCTTGTGTTAGATATGACCAGATTGAATAGAGTGGCATGTTACTCTTCTGTTGAGAGTATGAATCTCCTCAATGACTTTGTGTGTGGCATGTCGCCCATGAAGTGAAGTTCCCAACCTATTTGATGTTTAGACTGGCATCTGTTTAGTTTATTTGGAACCATGATAGACATTTGTTCGGTCACTCTGCCCCTATGTTATCAGCGATGCCGGCTAACTGTTGATTCACGCTGACTCCTTGACTTGGCGTTATTGTTGACGTAGTCGTTGAGATTGCTTGTGCACCCTAACTAGCTACAAGTAGAGCTTtagatttggtttttttttttcgttataATACTCCATTCAAGAGCTATCAGTATTTATCAAATCTGTACTGTTCCTATCTGACGGAAGGATGgattgtaagagttttcctaatgtggactaaaataattgatattgtaatttattatttttatggttaccgtaaaacatgattggtctaaggtgagatagaatgtttcttaattaatctaatatgggactggctagtgtgggccgagttgagcctggcccgtaatgagggagcttgattggaaactctataaatagtactcaagtctctcatctaaccctaattctcacatatatcctcacctaaggggcgtttacctaacgctaaacgtgagggggccgTCTTATTAAgtcagtgatacggagggcaatagaggagaatgacttgatgcgtggatccccttgatatgtaGATAATCCCTTTTCTGCTTCCGTTTTATGttcaatggatcccaaaacaggcgcgttaatatttctactcaattatgcatgttcttgttctggttatggagatcttgggttgcgcaatttgcatcAAACATGTGGTATCGAGTAACCATAACCCTAAAACTTGAGCGCATAAAgttttgccataatttgtgattttcgagattttttgttcaataaaaataaaattaaatcacaaattcggacTGGGCTCGATGAAACGAGCAAGACGGTCGGCGGAGCGTCGTCGGGGGATGCCTCATGCGCCCCCACGCGTGGCCACACACCGCTAGGGCGTTGGAGATGCGCCCACGCGCCCTCACGCGCTCCCACGCGCGGGGCGCTACTTGCGCGTGCGCTCCACACGctgcgcactcaggcggcgcgtggaGCCTCCTTTCGGCGTGTGTCTAGCGACATTGGATTCATATGGCTGTCCTCTATCTTGTGGtgaatttattttacatgtttgatgatttatggatgtgaaaatacataaaaagccataaatacgtgtatttttagtgtatttttgcgtgtttttcttgtattttctgtgattttggaaatgcaTGTGATGAGTTAttagtatgttatcacataaacattatgaatgtgtgattcattaataaaatcaaactttattataaattgaaactggcttaatgagatacaatccGTATGGAATAGTATTTGAGCTATGTATTGAGATGATGAGAAACAATAAAtgttataaaccttttgttgCTTAAGCATACTCCTTGACACGCTGGTAATTtttgaatgatggacgtcttaagaactaatgaccaaactgattgtactgattaacacatctgctgaatgtgggtaatgcatgtcaattaaattactgcatattgtacatgaactcatctggtAACTTATTAATAtctatcaaattgaatattttttatggttaatggtatgacaacatttacgcagagcaatagtatctactgttatAGTTTAGATATAGGCCACTGGTTGATGCAATGATAATTCGTTACTTAAAATTAGCTAATAAATCAGCTATTGGCCTTAGAGTCATGTTTTAccttatgaaactcatgagcaataATTGATCAGCTATTAAGCTTGTCAATCTAAAGTACCATGTATTGTTATTTATGTTAACTTGTGAGGGATCGTTTGGatcatcatttcttttaatgttgttCTAGTAATCAGTAATCGGGGTGCACAAGAGATGATTGCTTctatgttatgagaagtttttTGTGTTGCTGTGATCGTTGATTTTATTGGAATCTGTCTTACAGGTTCgctatatatatgtatgtatgattaatttttattaatggataaagcaatgtaattagcatgatatgtgattttagtgataacctgcccctatcactaaagttaaaatcacatgtatatgatgtatgtgagtaataaagtttatatccctggtatgagagagtttcaaggattcaactgagtagtgaccgccaaagtggcacgcttaattgggtttgagaaatttcggtctcgtatgctaattgagataaatttcggtctcgtatgttgattgagataaatttcggtctcgtatgcTGATTGAGATatctcctggtctaatgcgtggtcatactcccaaatgaggtgattgtgtattagttcatggagggatacatgatggtgtggtAGATGATTGATTGATCCCCAGTGGTTCATCTGCCCAaatgtgatgaattcacgaaaatTAGAATATgttctcataaccgctatcatatggggagtgtacaattgcatgtcatatatTATGTTcaaatgtgattatatgattatgtgtGTAACTCTCTCGATGTGTACTTGATGTCAAGTTACGcggtgctcacatgatgctaattatatatattgcttatttttcagtcacattttctgtaattgataacttcattattattgaggtttttactatttcaaattttaagtagtggACATAGATTTGCTGCTTGAGTAAATggcaatagaatttgcttactgttcatgaagcgttccattttggaacacttgaaaagaggtttgcttgcggactgcactgctataagatgatggaagccttagttgcttgaaattatgtcttgtttgatattgaaattaggacacatctgcaaagattgtgtttaagtcctaataacatATACATCTTGTATATGGTTAAAAAGGTtgtttccaaaaattttctatttaaggaaaatgaccgagataaagaataaaacaattacaattagtTTTAAAAGGTTGTCAAGCTTAACAGTGGCCAttagtattttggcaagtatgaaaatgcaaaataacttaaagggtcatttgtcaaatacttagTAGATTATGGAATTGTAACTTAATTACTATACTTGAAAAtcctgacaaaaagatttgacgaaaaggcataaatgcaccatattgaacatggtgatgagtatgattaataagactaatttatctggtcttttgtgggctgatattttgaaagtaacattttcacatacaaaaggtgtttcttatcaaagttatttcataaacttcttttgagttatagacttGACATaattgaatcatattaaatttagaggtgtcatgctgaagtgaggttatctaattcaatattaagtgTGTTGGGATTTAGATCCActtggaattattttgtatcttactcAGATTGTTCAAAGGGGTAtcaattttatgaccctaaagaaggtacaagaattatggaatcacatactttaaagtttctaaagatcgacgtaattgtagaggatagctgctctcaagctattaaggataatagtaCGATGGAAAATCactgtgtctttgtctttgcctatacaGATAATTGTGGTACAGACAATTATTGAATCTCCTATATCAtaaactaaacttgttgaggtttaaggtactattcttgatatagtttatgatgaaattttttcaaacctCTCAAGTATAGAATGAAATGGTTGTAACATTATTCGGaagatttgttagggaaagacgatcagctattccattaaattatatagtttatttgtgagagcatgacgGCAATACCCACTACATGGTTGATTTAGCgacataaataaatgttgttttttaTCCTCAATCAAGTAtatgattagatgccataaaagatgataaagttttcactctgaaagagggatGTATAGTTTAttgtgaagaaataattatttctttaaatattctttcagagtgaacgtggTATTaataactcttttttatttagagTTACgttaaatagatacaaaatctatatagtgcaactGGAGGATTTTGCAGcaaattcaagtaaacttgtgtgtaaactgaaaaatcttattcatagttttaagcaagtttccagacaatattattaaagtttcatagtgttattattttgttcaattgggaacaaagtaattcaatataatgcaaggtcagtgggaggaaatttatttttctcatactctatgtacatgatattttgcttagAAGTAatgaccttgagacatcttatatcctttgtactgaggtctgtaaggattgtttttgccatattatattagattttctcggatgacatttgctgattgtatattggaaatattcaatatacatcattacaagccaggaattgctcctattgttaagggtgatagactgaatctatcacattgtctttttttagatattgagaaaatctaattaaatggtgtactTTGTGTCAGTACACTTAAAAGTAAATATATGctcaaatttgcactagactaaatatcgtTTTTGTGACGGAATTTCTAGGCagaaatcaatcaaatccatGATGTGATCATTGGGTTGTtgtcaagaaggttttaaggtatttaaaaaagacaagagattatatgctaatttacagacatgttcaattcttgcagttagtagggtatttagatgtaaactttgctggctgtTATGATGACATGAGATTAATaacggaatacatatttatgttagcaagAAGTgtagtaaataaagttctatgtcattttctactatgtaagcaatgctagtaacattcttttaggctgttacttgGGCTTTTAGGCTCAAGAACCTCATGAAAGAGTTAATCgttttaattttatggatagacccatacggttgtattaatataacaaatttgtagtattatttatttactactgaggtctcaaggggtctaaatatatggtggtcaaaattttttgacaaaaaacaAACGGTACAGAAATATGACGttttaatataacatattttcacagataatgtggttgcagatccactaactaaaggtaTACACCcgtgtgtatttgagtgacatgtcgTTAGCATGGGCTTAGGAGCATTATGAGATACtattgtttagtgggagctattttggctttactttgATAAATGTTTTATTTGTGTTCGTTAtactttgtaacggtttgatatgtatcaacttttgcattcaataaaatattttggaatgtgttgttattatattgaatacatattgataaagtttCAAGAGATTGTATAAttcttgagtgaaggctagaggcatccgggcatccggttattagccttgtgaatatgtcttgtgatacataaagaaatgttaaccataaggacaagacatatgtgggttcattggaaccataaagtaTTCTCTAGTGGTATTAGTTTTTGTGACACATAAAGTAAGAAAATGATGACTGACAAATgagatctctctatgagagatgttatccatttgccacactaccatattgaatccatatcaataaaattgagaGCACTCATAACCAttgaaggctctgtgtgtatacatacAGTTActgccatgattcggtgtttaagactttatgggatatgattgaatattaagaattatctctagaccaaatgtgcgcacatacagtacgatttcaattaatattgtccaagtgagagaatgtaagagttttcctaatgtggactaaattaattgatattgtaatttactgtttttacggttaccgtaaaacatgaTTGGTCTAAGGTGAAATAGAAGGTTTCTTAGTTAGTTTAATATGggactggctagtgtgggccgagttgagcctggcccgtaatgagggagCCTGGctggaaactttataaatagtgctcaagtctttCTTCTAACcttaattctcacatgtatcctcatctaaggggcgtttacctaatgctaaacgtgagggggctgcctcattgagccagtgatacgaagggcaacaggtgcgttaatctttctactcaattatgcatgttcttgttctggttatggagatcttgggttgcgcaatttgcgtccaacatggATTTCATGCTGGTATCGGAGAAGCATCTTCAGACTAACATAGTGGTACCTGAAGGAAGGGTGAATGCTCTGTGATGTAAGTGTAGACATTGGGAAAAAGCTGATTGTATTAGTAGACAATAGTGCGTACAAGAAGAAGCGCATTAAGACTTCGAGCCCAGTTGATCAGAGCTTGTATTGGTGTCGGTTTTTGTGCCTCCAGTAACTTCGCAACCCTTGCAAGGTTCCCCCCGGTGAAGTTGAATGGCGCCATGACTGCCCACTTGATGTTGGGTTGATGCAGTTGGTTAGGGAGGTCTTGATGTTGGGTTGATGCATTTGGTTGGGGAGATCACGGGAGGTCTCAGAGCTTGTATTGGTATCAGTTTTTGTGCCTCCAGTAACTTCGCAACCCTTGTAGGGTTCCCCCCGGCGAAGTTGAATGGCGCCATGACTGCCCTCTTGATGTTGGGTTGATGCAGTTGGTTGGGGAGGTCTTGATGTTGGGTTGATGCATTTGGTTGGGGAGATCACGGGAGGTCACTTCTCGGGCCGAGCATCACCTCTTTGCTTGGTCAGAGACTAGTGACGATATGACCCTAGTAAATGTTTTCACTCCTTTGCCCTTCTTGGCTGGAAAGATCTGTTGAGCCAAAACGACAATTGCTGTAGTTGTGCAAAAGCTGGCTAGACGTGAGAAGGATTGAACAGACCTCTTACGTCGTCTCCCTCCTCTTTTTACTATGTTGTATTCTCTCTCCTTCATTTTTGAGGGTGATGAGAGGGTTTATGATGTAAATGATGGGATGTTGACATAGataatttctgaattttaatttaatgtgcaataatgtccttgaatttttaattcattaaatgtaatttatgatattttggtatATGTTCAACTTTGtcattgaattatataaaaatgttcaatgtagtactttcattaattcaagttcaaggataatattaaacatttttatataactCAGAGAaaacatgtacaaaaaatttagggactatattaaataatttaaaagtttagagatgaTATTGTATGTTagactaaaatttaaaatttagggattatattgaacaaataaaaagttcaaggcTTGAACGTTAGGTCAAAATTCaggactatttgtgtcatttcgcCATATATTATTAAGGATTAGGGATTGCAAGGTGGGGTGGTCTTATAAGGTGGCCAAATGTCACGTTGGGATTTCATGATTGATAGGcaaaattgcacattaagttgTTCCATGTCACGGGCACACTAATGGAGCTGCCGACTGCCAAGCGccaaacattaaaataaaaaaagaataagaaaaattcaTTACTTTTTGTTTGATGAAAAGATCCAAAGAATATAACAAGATGCCGCCCCGATCTGCTACCTTCCTTGAACTTAAATTTTTTCCAAGAACCTCGATAACATCATGTCTCAATTTGTCAAATCCTCCCTTGGACTTCTTGCCAAAGAACATGCCCATGACTGATGTATGTACTTTGATAAGGATTTGGTCTTCAACACAAGTTTTAGCCAGTTGCCTGGACTAAAATTCTCTCCTTAATATAGAGTGAGTTggtttcatggaaaaaaaatgatttggaacgtttttcctaaaaaaaattgcttgtatgaatgatttttttaaattattattgttGATGATAATATTTAGATAGAAATTGCTAatgatatgaaattattttttatttgactaattat
This region includes:
- the LOC104430381 gene encoding LOW QUALITY PROTEIN: polyadenylate-binding protein RBP45 (The sequence of the model RefSeq protein was modified relative to this genomic sequence to represent the inferred CDS: inserted 1 base in 1 codon; substituted 1 base at 1 genomic stop codon), whose product is MRQLQHVIRNKQTMQPEGYGFIEFYTXGSSKRVLQTYNGAIMPNGGXSFRLNWASASEKRADDTPDYTIFVGDLASDVTDYMLQEMFRGRYPSVRSAKVVMDRLTSRTKGYGFVKFGDESEQIRAMSEMNGVFLSTRPMRIGLATNKKIATGQQYQKASYQNTQVTPNETDPNNKTVFVGGLDPNVTDDHLRQVFGQYGEIVQVKIPPGKRCGFVQFADRSCAEEALRMLNGTQLGGQNIRLSWGRSPANKQPQSDPSQYGGYYGYAAGYENYGYGAASQDANMYYGGYAGYANYQQPQQQQQQQQQLGYS